The following coding sequences lie in one Streptomyces albofaciens JCM 4342 genomic window:
- a CDS encoding geranylgeranyl reductase family protein — translation MSSDNAAEGNQQVWDVVVVGAGPAGASAAYAAACTGRRVLLLEKAELPRYKTCGGGIIGPSRDALPPGFDLPLRDRVHAVTFSLNGKLTRTRRSKHMLFGLINRPEFDAQLVKTAQDAGAELRTGVTVSRVEQHGPEVPDRRTVAVVLGDGEVVLARAVVGADGSAGRIGAHVGVKMDQVDLGLEAEIPVPPTVAEDWSGRVLVDWGPIPGSYGWVFPKGDTLTVGVISARGEGAATKRYLDDFIGRLGLAGFEPAISSGHLTRCRADDSPLSRGRVLVCGDAAGLLEPWTREGISFALRSGRLAGEWAVRVSEAHDAVDARRQALNYAFAIKAGLGVEMGVGRRMLTVFSRRPGMIHAALTGFRPAWHAFAKIVRGTTTLAEIVRTHPVARRALGAMDRP, via the coding sequence GTGAGCAGCGACAACGCAGCCGAGGGGAACCAGCAGGTGTGGGACGTCGTGGTGGTGGGCGCGGGGCCCGCAGGCGCCTCGGCCGCCTATGCCGCGGCGTGTACGGGACGCCGCGTCCTGCTCCTGGAGAAAGCCGAACTGCCCCGGTACAAGACCTGTGGCGGCGGCATCATCGGGCCGTCCCGCGACGCCCTGCCGCCCGGCTTCGACCTGCCGCTGCGCGACCGGGTCCACGCGGTCACCTTCTCGCTCAACGGGAAGCTGACCCGCACCCGCCGCTCGAAGCACATGCTCTTCGGGCTCATCAACCGCCCCGAGTTCGACGCCCAGCTGGTCAAGACCGCCCAGGACGCCGGCGCCGAGCTGCGCACCGGCGTCACGGTCTCCCGGGTCGAACAGCACGGCCCGGAGGTGCCGGACCGGCGGACCGTCGCCGTGGTGCTGGGCGACGGCGAGGTGGTGCTGGCCCGCGCGGTGGTCGGCGCGGACGGCAGCGCCGGCCGGATAGGGGCACACGTCGGCGTGAAGATGGACCAGGTCGACCTGGGCCTGGAGGCGGAAATCCCGGTCCCGCCGACGGTCGCCGAGGACTGGTCCGGGCGGGTGCTGGTGGACTGGGGCCCGATCCCGGGCAGCTACGGCTGGGTCTTCCCCAAGGGCGACACCCTCACCGTCGGCGTGATCTCGGCCCGCGGCGAGGGCGCCGCGACCAAGCGCTATCTGGACGACTTCATCGGCCGGCTCGGCCTGGCGGGCTTCGAGCCGGCCATCTCCTCCGGCCACCTGACCCGCTGCCGCGCCGACGACTCGCCGCTCTCCCGCGGCCGGGTCCTGGTGTGCGGCGACGCGGCCGGGCTGCTGGAGCCGTGGACCCGTGAGGGCATCTCCTTCGCGCTGCGCTCCGGGCGGCTCGCGGGGGAGTGGGCGGTCCGCGTCTCCGAGGCCCACGACGCGGTGGACGCGCGGCGCCAGGCGCTGAACTACGCCTTCGCGATCAAGGCGGGGCTGGGCGTGGAGATGGGGGTGGGCCGCCGGATGCTCACCGTCTTCTCCCGCCGCCCCGGCATGATCCACGCCGCCCTGACCGGCTTCCGGCCCGCCTGGCACGCCTTCGCGAAGATCGTCCGGGGGACGACGACGCTGGCCGAGATCGTCCGGACGCACCCGGTCGCGCGGCGGGCGCTGGGGGCGATGGACCGGCCGTGA